The proteins below are encoded in one region of Helianthus annuus cultivar XRQ/B chromosome 2, HanXRQr2.0-SUNRISE, whole genome shotgun sequence:
- the LOC110901615 gene encoding protein FLX-like 3, with the protein MAGRNRYPSDGRPCGAHVMPPHHDNMLEEELEMQHHEIGRLLGENRRLVEDRIGLQQELSGAREEFRRMNIAITEIQKENEMHSRQLIESGLKLEADIRATEPLKKEAVQLHDEVKWLNSVTRDLYGQIQTLTKDLAELQAANNQLPALRKELDELHKKLRHARDAIGYEKKGNTELLDQKHAMEKNLASMAREVETLRAELSNPDIRSWGPGMYYVISSNGPFSTPRAELEKS; encoded by the exons ATGGCAGGAAGAAATCGATATCCGTCAGACGGGCGGCCTTGTGGGGCCCATGTCATGCCACCTCATCATGACAATATGCTGGAAGAAGAACTTGAAATGCAACATCATGAAATTGGCAGGCTTTTAGGCGAAAATCGAAGATTAGTTGAAGACCGGATTGGGCTGCAACAAGAATTAAGTGGCGCACGAGAAGAATTTAGGCGAATGAACATTGCAATTACTGAAAttcaaaaagaaaatgaaatgcaTTCGCGGCAACTTATTGAGAGTGGTTTGAAACTTGAAGCTGATATTCGGGCCACTGAACCGCTTAAAAAAGAGGCTGTGCAACTTCATGATGAAGTAAAATGGCTTAATTCTGTTACGCGTGATTTATATGGGCAGATCCAGACTCTCACAAAAGACCTTGCGGAACTGCAAGCTGCGAATAACCAACTTCCAGCTTTAAGAAAAGAGCTTGATGAATTACACAAGAAGCTTCGCCATGCTAG AGATGCTATTGGTTACGAGAAGAAGGGAAATACCGAGCTTTTGGACCAAAAACACGCAATGGAAAAGAATTTGGCTTCTATGGCAAGGGAAGTTGAAACGCTTCGGGCAGAACTTTCAAATCCTGATATTAGATCGTGGGGTCCCGGTATGTATTATGTAATTAGTTCTAATGGTCCGTTTTCTACTCCACGGGCAGAGCTCGAGAAATCTTGA